The stretch of DNA GCTCAACTACTGCAGCGCAAGGGACGCACTGCCTCCCCTCCACCGAAGCTGCGTTCCGCCCAGCAaatccggcggcgcgcggcgacaAGGCTCAGCGGCAGAGCCTTGCTCCCCCAACCACTGCGGCGCAAGGAAAGCACCACCACTCATCCGCTACAGCGTCTCGGCCGACAggtccggcggcgcgcggcgccatGGAGTTCGATTACTTCGTAGTCATCGACTTCGAGGCCACCTGCGAGCGAGATTCAAGAATCTACCCGCAGGAAATTATCGAGTTTCCTGCGGTCCTCGTCGACGCCGCCACCGGAGGCCTCGTCTCATCGTTCCGCACATACGTGAGGCCTCGGCACCACCCGCGCCTCACCGAATTCTGCTCTGAGCTGACGGGAATCCGGCAAGACCaggtcgacggcggcgtggaTCTTGAGCAGGCGCTGGCGATGCACGACGCGTGGCTGAAGGAGGCGGGCGCCGCCAAGAACAGCCTCGCCGTCGTCACTTGGGGCGATTGGGACTGCCGCACAATGCTTGAGTTTGAATGCAGCTTCAAGTGCCTCACCAAGCCGTCCTACTTCAACCAGTGGGTCAACCTCAGGATCCCCTTCGAAGCAGTGTTTGGCGCTGGGCGGCGCAACCTTCAGGAGGCAGTCGCAGAGGCGGGTCTGCAGTGGAACGGCCGCCTACACTGCGGGCTCGACGATGCCCGCAACACGGCGTGCCTCCTCGCAGAGCTGATGCAGCGAGGGGCGACCATCTGTATCACCGGCTCTCTGGCGCCACCGCCTCATccagagccgcagccgcagccgcagcaaaTACTTCAGCCGCAACAGCCTCCAGTGAATCGTAGCTTAAGCTCGTGCTTCAGTGGCGCTGTTGCTGCAGACTGCTACTGCTACTGCGGCATGGCTATCCGAAGAGGGGTGATGGCCACGCCAGGGCCAATGCAAGGGCATCACTTCTTCATCTGTGGCA from Panicum virgatum strain AP13 chromosome 9K, P.virgatum_v5, whole genome shotgun sequence encodes:
- the LOC120651148 gene encoding ERI1 exoribonuclease 2-like translates to MLRPSAAAAFRSADPAARGAMALQQQHNLPRSTTAAQGTHCLPSTEAAFRPANPAARGDKAQRQSLAPPTTAAQGKHHHSSATASRPTGPAARGAMEFDYFVVIDFEATCERDSRIYPQEIIEFPAVLVDAATGGLVSSFRTYVRPRHHPRLTEFCSELTGIRQDQVDGGVDLEQALAMHDAWLKEAGAAKNSLAVVTWGDWDCRTMLEFECSFKCLTKPSYFNQWVNLRIPFEAVFGAGRRNLQEAVAEAGLQWNGRLHCGLDDARNTACLLAELMQRGATICITGSLAPPPHPEPQPQPQQILQPQQPPVNRSLSSCFSGAVAADCYCYCGMAIRRGVMATPGPMQGHHFFICGNWTPSLGPVCPFFVWAA